The Lysinibacillus irui sequence ACACTACACCAAAGAATGCATACGTCCAGTTAGATAAATATTTAACCTGCATCCCTGCTGCACCACCAACATAATCCGTATTTAAGAAGATAATACGAATAATCTCTGCAAAACCTAGTGTGGCAATCGCTAAATAATCACCTTTTAAGCGAAGAGTTGGAATACCTACAATAAGACCTGCAATGGCTGCTGCAACTGCCCCTAATAAGATAGCCAGTGGGAATGGCAACATTAACTTTGTTGTTATGATAGCTGATACATATGCTCCCACAGCAAGGAACCCAGCGTGCCCAATCGAGAATTGTCCAGTAACCCCAATAACAATATGCAAGCTGACAGCCAACATGATGTTAATACACATAGTAATCAACATATTTTTATAGTACATATCAATTACTTCAGTCGTAATTAACAATTGTACAACGGCATAGATGACTAGCGCTATTACGGCATAGCCCCAGAAAACTTTAGACTTTTTCATAAAACCGCTCACCTACACTTTCTCACGGGCGTTTTTACCAAAGATACCCGATGGTCTGAAGATTAAGATTAAAATTAAAATAACGAATGCTGCAGCATCACGCCATAACGAGAAGCCTAAAGCACTTACTAATGACTCTACAACACCTAGTAACATACCACCGACCATAGCTCCAGGAATGATACCAATTCCACCAAGAACAGCTGCGATAAATGCCTTAACTCCTGGTATTACCCCCATTAACGGGTCAATTTTTGTATAATAAACACCGAAGATAACACCTGCTGCACCAGCTAAAGCAGAACCAATAGCAAATGTTGCAGAGATTGTATTATCAACGTTAATGCCCATTAAACGAGCTGCATCCGCATCATGGGAAACGGCACGCATGGCTTTCCCAATTTTTGTTTTATGTACGATGAATTGTAAAAGAATCATCAGTACAATTGCGACTGATAAAATTAAGATGGATGTACTGCTAATTTGTACCCCGAAAATATCAAATGATTTATTCTTAAAAACTTCAGGATAGGCTGCCGGTTGAGCACCTCTGAAGAAAATCGTTGTATACTCAATTAACAACGACACACCAATCGCTGTAATTAGCGCTGCGATACGTGTTGCATTTCGTAGACGTTTATAGGCAATACGTTCAATTAAAACACCAAAAATTGCACAAATGGCCATGGCCAATAATAATGCCGGGAAGAAGCCAAGCTCCCATTTAGCAATTGCGTAAAAGCCAATAAATGACCCGATCATGAAGACATCACCATGAGCAAAGTTAATCAGCTTAATAATCCCGTATACCATCGTATACCCTAACGCTATTAACGCGTAGATACTTCCAAGTGAAATACCATTCACAAGCTGCTGTATCCATTCCATGCGTATTCACTCCTTTGAATTATCTGAAAATTGAAAAATCAGTACATACATCTATACTAAAATATGATTTACTCTACCATTCTAGTTATCTAAAACATAAAAAAGGGAAGGCGTGTTTACCCGCCTCCCCTTGCTTACAAAACATTAAGGATTAACTTTAGAGTTGAACACTTGTTTACCGTCTTTAAATTCAAGAACTGTTGCTGTTTTAATTGGGTTATGATTTTCGTCAACTGAGAATGTACCTGTTACTAAAGAAAGATCTTTTGTTGCAGCTAATTCATTTTTAATTGCTTCCCCATCCGTAGAACCTGCACGTTTAATCGCATCCGCAATGTAGTAAATTGAGTCATATCCAAGTGCGTTGAATGCGTCAGGCGCTTTGTCTCCATTTGCAGCTTTAAATGCCTTTACGAAATCTTGAATTTTTTGATCTGGGTCTTCAGCAGAATAGTGGTTTGTGATGTATGTGTTATTCAATGCATCAGCGCCAGCTAGTTCTATTAAAGTTGGAGAATCCCAACCATCAGCACCCATTAGAGGTACATCAATACCCATCTCACGTGCTTGTTTTACGATTAATCCAACTTCTTCATAATATCCAGGGATGAAGATAAAGTCTGGATTTGCAGCTTTAATATTTGTTAATTGTGTACGGAAGTCTGTATCCTTCGCTACATATGCTTCTTCTTTTACAACTTTTCCGCCACTCTTAGTAATCGTTTCTTTAAAGGATTTTGCTAAACCTTTTGCATAATCTGATGCGTTATCTGCGAAGATAGCTACGTTTTTCGCATCTAGCTCACCAGAAGCGAAGTTAGCTGCCACAATCCCTTGGAATGGGTCAATAAAGCAAGTACGGAATGCATATTCATTAACACTACCATCTTCGTTCACTGTAATATTTGGAGCCGTACCTGAACCAGTAACAATCGGAATTTTATTATCATTAGCAATTTGAACCGTTGCTACTGTATTCCCCGATGTTGCAGGTGCAAGCATTGCTACTACTTTATCTTGTGTTGCTAGTTTAATAGCGGCCGCAGTTGCCTCAGAGTTTTCAGATTTATTATCTACTTTAATCAGTTCAATTTTCTTACCATCAATACCGCCAGCATCATTAATTTCTTTTACAGCAAGTTCTGCGCCTAGACCAATTGAAGAACCATAAGATGCTACATTCCCTGAAAGTTCTAAGTTTGCTCCGATTTTAATTGTATCGCCGTCAGATGAACCTCCACCTGATGAAGAACTTCCACCAGAACTTGAATCGTCTCCGTTACCGCAACCCGCAAGAACACCAGCAAGTAATGAAGATGCTACTAAAAGTGAACCGAACTTCTTAAGCTTTTTGCTCTCTTTCATAATTAAATTCCCCCTGAAAGTTTCTCAAATATTAGATATTTCAGATAATTATAAACAATTACATTCATTTGCTCAATAGCAAAAATAATTATTTATAACTACCTTAAACAAATGAAAAATATTATTCATATAAGCCTTTTACATTGTAAAACATTCTTTATATTTAGTCTAGAGTGATTTTTCAGTATAATTAGTTATTTGTGAATTATCTTTTAATTAGGTTTTTAATCTAGTGCTAAACTCTTAGATAGAATCACTTTTTCACAATAAAGTTTAGCTAATTATAATGTCTCCTATTACTACTACTACTACTACGATTATTTCCCTGAAAATAATCGCGCGAATAATCATGAAACTCTCATTCACGTCACTTAAAACTGTGTAATATTTGAAAATAGTAAAAAGCTTAGAACGGGTTTCTCCAAGGCTCTAAGCTTTTTTTAATACGAATACACAAAGACGTTCATTAATATTTGTTTCATTTTCTAAATTGACTTCATGAAGTAATTCAAATGGCGTTCCCTGATGTAAAAACTGTAAATAATCATATGGTGGATAATATAAAATTATATGAATATCTCGCATTTGCTGCTCATAGGATTTCCAAATATTATGAATGACTGTGCGAAAAATATGAATCGAAAAAGGATTAAAAAAGAAAAATACATTATCGCGTGGCTTTATTTCATAAGCCTCAGCTATCGTATGAATAAATGTAATAGGTGCATGTGCTCGTACCTTTTGGAGATAATTACGTTTATTATCTTCAGCTTCTGCATAAAACCCTGCATCCATTTCTACCCCAATTGTTGGAATATGAAATTTATGGTACACATAAATAGGAACACGCCCTTTTCCACACCCCATATCAATAAATACAGGATGATCAGGCATCTCATATGCTGCAAATAATTGTTCCAATCCTTTGTAGGGTGTAGGCTCATAACGATGGTAGTGTGCAAGCTTAGGAAAACCATATTGTTCTCCAACCGTGTTAATATGCAAAAGTTTATCAAACTGCTGTTCATTCATATGAAAGACTCCTCTGAAAAGAATGCTTTATTTTAGCACGATAAAAAGCAAAAACCATACCCAAAAGTTTTGGATATGGTTACTTTTTTACTGACCCCTACGCTTGAATCGAACAACAAAGAGGAGTGCTAGGAGAAGAATCACTAGGCAAGCAACTGCTGTAAATACTGTTTGTTTATCGATAACAGGTGCTCGATAGGATGTTTCAATAGCCGCATTCGGCATAGGCATACCTATCAGATTTCCATTTTCATCCGGACGTTGCATTTGTTCCCCATTCTGTCCTTCTCTTGGACCATTGCCCTCCTTGTTAAACGGTGGGCCCTGTGATGGATCAAAATCCTCTGGGAGCTGACTCGCATCAAAATCACCTGGCATAGAATTTATTTCACCATTTTCATTTGGAGTGCGTATCCCCCTATTCTGAGAGGCTGTAGAGGCTTCTACGACAAGTTCACCCGACAGTTGCTTTAAAATAGATTGAGAGCGCTGTTTAGCAAATTCAGGTAAGCTATTTTCACCTTCAACCGCTTCTAAAAACTGCTCTGTGGTAGAAAATTTAGTTGGATCTGCTTCAACATAAGTAGTTAATAAAACTGCTAACTTTTTAGTAATCGATTGCACATAGTCTTCAGTTAAATATGTTGTGGCAAACTCTTCTAAATAACTTTCATATTTATTACGATATTCCTCTTGTGCAAGCAAGGCATTCAACAGTGGTCGCTCCTCTAACGTTGTGCCAGAAACGGGGGTCGTTACACTAAAATTTATAGCACTCTCGGTTAATAAGTTGCTCGACATCCCCATTCCCATGTTAAAGCCACCGCCCTGCCGTTGCTTATTTCCATTAAAATCCTGATCAAGTGATTCATTGTTTTGCTCTAACGGTCTTTGCATCATAGTAGAATCGTCGGCTGTATTTTTACTATTTCCTCTGTCTCCTCCAACACCAAAGCCACCAAAGGACATATTATAATCCCAAGGAATCATAGAAAAAACTCCATTCTGTTCGTACAAATAGTAGTTATGTTTCATATTTCCTTGATAACTATCTAAATTTACAAGCGCCGTATTGACGGCAAAATAGCGTAACATTTCATCGACATCAATATATTTTTCTATGTCCCCGTTATTATTTATAGCATCTAGCATTTCAATAAACTTTGACTGATCTATATTGCCTTCATTAGTTTTCAATCCAATGCCCGTATAGTCTGCTATATTATCACTTATATATTTCAGATCACTGCCTACCCCATCTGGCTTAAATAAAAAGCCATCATTAGAGCCATAATTTTTAGCTAAGAATGTCTCATCCACTGCTTCTACTCCTAAAAACAAACCTCGATCCTTACCATTTACTGTAACATACATATAAGAATGTGCTGGCGTTGGTATACCCATTTGCTCCATCAATTCATAAGATATATATTCTCTCATCAGTGTAGCGTCACTATAATTATTATTTAAATTTAATTTTTTCAGTCCATATAAACTTTGAGTATCATCATAATAATCAAAATCAATTTTTAAACTATAACGATCAGAGTCACTGTTGACAACCGATCGTAATGATAAATTTCCTTTTGTTCGAATAGCAACATTCTCAATTTTTTTGCCGTTTACTGTAATATCCGCCTGTTTTAACTCCTCAGCAGCTGCATTTTCGAGCATGTCATCCCACTCTTCCTCATTTATCTCGATATCAACTGTCGTTACTTTATTGTTATTAAATACTAGATTCTCATAGGAAAACTCAGAATTTTTCGATTTAATTCCTACATTTGGAAGAACAGCATATATAACGACAAAGAGAAGGAGTAATATTGCCATGAACAGGTAGACTATTCGTGTTTTAATCATAGCTTGCACCTCTCTTTGTAATCCTTTGTATTAATGAGGTCATTACGCTGTGAAATTTCCATCGTAGCTAAGCATGATGGCAGATTTTACACCAGTCACTTTTGTCAGTTCATCCATCAATTGAGCATCATTTTGTTTGACACGAATTTCATATGTTGTTTCAATTTCTTCATTTTGCATTATTGATTTTGACTTAAGGGCGAATTTTTTTGTTTGTGTGGCAATAATTCTCTCCACCTCAGCATTTGCTCGCTCTTCTTCATACTTAACAATCAATAAATAAGGGTTTTCTACTGTAATTTTGTTAACGAATACTAGTAGTACAAGCCCAATTAATACAGCACCTATAATGACTAATGGGATAAAACCTGCACCACATAAAATACCTGAAACAATTGCCCAGAAAATATAAACTAAATCCATTGGATCCTTAATAGGTGTACGGAATCGTACAATGGATAAAGCACCAACCATCCCAAGTGATAACAGAACATTTGAGCTGATTCCCATTATGACAAGTGCTGTTGCCATCGTCATAATTAACAATGATATATTAAACGAATGGGAGTAAATGACACCATTAAAGGTTTTCTTATATACAGCGTAAATGAAAAGTCCGATAAAAAACGCTACTACTAAACCAATAATGGAATCGATTAATGAAAAAGAAGTTGTTTTTTCTAAAAAGTTGGATTTAAATATATCACTAAATTTAATTGTATCCATGTTTATTCTCCTTTGTATTAGCCATACATCCGACTAAGTTGATATTTTGAATAGGCCTCAGCATGTGTATCCACAGACTGTAGCAAATACTTAATGATATCCGGGAAATATTCATCGTATTTTACCTCTAA is a genomic window containing:
- a CDS encoding CotH kinase family protein; its protein translation is MIKTRIVYLFMAILLLLFVVIYAVLPNVGIKSKNSEFSYENLVFNNNKVTTVDIEINEEEWDDMLENAAAEELKQADITVNGKKIENVAIRTKGNLSLRSVVNSDSDRYSLKIDFDYYDDTQSLYGLKKLNLNNNYSDATLMREYISYELMEQMGIPTPAHSYMYVTVNGKDRGLFLGVEAVDETFLAKNYGSNDGFLFKPDGVGSDLKYISDNIADYTGIGLKTNEGNIDQSKFIEMLDAINNNGDIEKYIDVDEMLRYFAVNTALVNLDSYQGNMKHNYYLYEQNGVFSMIPWDYNMSFGGFGVGGDRGNSKNTADDSTMMQRPLEQNNESLDQDFNGNKQRQGGGFNMGMGMSSNLLTESAINFSVTTPVSGTTLEERPLLNALLAQEEYRNKYESYLEEFATTYLTEDYVQSITKKLAVLLTTYVEADPTKFSTTEQFLEAVEGENSLPEFAKQRSQSILKQLSGELVVEASTASQNRGIRTPNENGEINSMPGDFDASQLPEDFDPSQGPPFNKEGNGPREGQNGEQMQRPDENGNLIGMPMPNAAIETSYRAPVIDKQTVFTAVACLVILLLALLFVVRFKRRGQ
- a CDS encoding branched-chain amino acid ABC transporter permease translates to MKKSKVFWGYAVIALVIYAVVQLLITTEVIDMYYKNMLITMCINIMLAVSLHIVIGVTGQFSIGHAGFLAVGAYVSAIITTKLMLPFPLAILLGAVAAAIAGLIVGIPTLRLKGDYLAIATLGFAEIIRIIFLNTDYVGGAAGMQVKYLSNWTYAFFGVVLTILVISNFTNSRHGRACISIREDEIAADAMGINTTYYKVVAFAIGSFFAGLAGAIFAHNFYIIQPTTFGFLKSFDILIYVVLGGLGSLSGSVIAAIFLTVVSTYLANFPETRMIIYSLVLIIVMLYRPTGLMGTKEITDLFKFGKKGGTK
- a CDS encoding ABC transporter substrate-binding protein; this encodes MKESKKLKKFGSLLVASSLLAGVLAGCGNGDDSSSGGSSSSGGGSSDGDTIKIGANLELSGNVASYGSSIGLGAELAVKEINDAGGIDGKKIELIKVDNKSENSEATAAAIKLATQDKVVAMLAPATSGNTVATVQIANDNKIPIVTGSGTAPNITVNEDGSVNEYAFRTCFIDPFQGIVAANFASGELDAKNVAIFADNASDYAKGLAKSFKETITKSGGKVVKEEAYVAKDTDFRTQLTNIKAANPDFIFIPGYYEEVGLIVKQAREMGIDVPLMGADGWDSPTLIELAGADALNNTYITNHYSAEDPDQKIQDFVKAFKAANGDKAPDAFNALGYDSIYYIADAIKRAGSTDGEAIKNELAATKDLSLVTGTFSVDENHNPIKTATVLEFKDGKQVFNSKVNP
- a CDS encoding branched-chain amino acid ABC transporter permease, with the protein product MEWIQQLVNGISLGSIYALIALGYTMVYGIIKLINFAHGDVFMIGSFIGFYAIAKWELGFFPALLLAMAICAIFGVLIERIAYKRLRNATRIAALITAIGVSLLIEYTTIFFRGAQPAAYPEVFKNKSFDIFGVQISSTSILILSVAIVLMILLQFIVHKTKIGKAMRAVSHDADAARLMGINVDNTISATFAIGSALAGAAGVIFGVYYTKIDPLMGVIPGVKAFIAAVLGGIGIIPGAMVGGMLLGVVESLVSALGFSLWRDAAAFVILILILIFRPSGIFGKNAREKV
- a CDS encoding class I SAM-dependent methyltransferase, with the protein product MNEQQFDKLLHINTVGEQYGFPKLAHYHRYEPTPYKGLEQLFAAYEMPDHPVFIDMGCGKGRVPIYVYHKFHIPTIGVEMDAGFYAEAEDNKRNYLQKVRAHAPITFIHTIAEAYEIKPRDNVFFFFNPFSIHIFRTVIHNIWKSYEQQMRDIHIILYYPPYDYLQFLHQGTPFELLHEVNLENETNINERLCVFVLKKA
- a CDS encoding DUF4956 domain-containing protein, coding for MDTIKFSDIFKSNFLEKTTSFSLIDSIIGLVVAFFIGLFIYAVYKKTFNGVIYSHSFNISLLIMTMATALVIMGISSNVLLSLGMVGALSIVRFRTPIKDPMDLVYIFWAIVSGILCGAGFIPLVIIGAVLIGLVLLVFVNKITVENPYLLIVKYEEERANAEVERIIATQTKKFALKSKSIMQNEEIETTYEIRVKQNDAQLMDELTKVTGVKSAIMLSYDGNFTA